One Panicum virgatum strain AP13 chromosome 9K, P.virgatum_v5, whole genome shotgun sequence genomic region harbors:
- the LOC120651569 gene encoding ubiquitin carboxyl-terminal hydrolase 20-like isoform X4, with amino-acid sequence MSLIQYVTDGGEDALPTEIVKVIESIEVQLPSLAGDQNPCDMVTDVKEDETNNRSLVLPSIDSESYPTVNFFPKLFLWYIQVLVPLIFSTFSLTIYTIQKQLEETVQPLGYLLVEEQQAMVVSDNNSKESEKQVPTQLCPSSQQQIPMLGCAGNEENQDVSPMRSSMVLIDNRPLSYDLSDIDNLSDDSPTRNSNDDSDHSDGFYHYDPICRYHDPYYPFMHRSQRRNFGYLCICNARRNRWHGDYSCTPDLINPCNPMASRDTEPWRRWTPPEPYHGKKRYDLASVHTGLASRWSSTEPYCGKKRYSVGAGLSNPHWWTCFLNCILQCMVHTVPLVLKLRKADHPDPCPRASVGFCCFCSLKLHAAESIRLSGSAFYPESFVNHLKSISSNFESGVQQDAQEFFCDLLEKLDKASLAPRSSLEEPSTTEEGGIAKEIFGGRLKSQLCCPECNRCSDKSEPFLDLSLEVNMVESLMDALQSFTKVELIEDFMCDGCKSRVNMEKHFKVEQAPGVLVIHLKRFTNSGGKILDKVKYPLELDINSFMSSLDDTPQKYDLYGVVVHHGIYGRGHYVCYIRSSVDDWYEFNDDKICRYSEASVLDSAAYLLFYVKQGSSPWFSTLLEKEDKFLQDGSVSLADQGTSVMCSPGQDNSGYCLAGPAEQNGNGPGLLDFSQDIQCNGSGDALSDASDKLAEGCCLGGMSAGTQELSCLTGSGDKNGRAGGFLEPWEKEDVSPMGSLDSDEMNPSTHGSSEVDPAVTQEGSPLKRENICSLLQLSHKCDDNCHCMNFSSHGCWEEDSAGCVSEKRKRPSSADTDGGGGRESKKPLAAANGTRAP; translated from the exons ATGAGCCTG ATTCAATATGTGACTgatggtggagaagatgctTTGCCAACTGAAATCGTGAAG GTTATTGAAAGCATTGAGGTTCAGCTCCCTTCTCTTGCTGGTGACCAGAACCCATGTGACATG GTCACTGATGTGAAGGAAGATGAAACTAACAATCGTTCGTTAGTGTTACCTTCAATTGATAGTGAATCCTATCCTACAGTAAACTTTTTTCCAAAATTATTTCTGTGGTATATACAAGTTTTGGTTCCTCTGATTTTTTCAACATTCTCACTTACCATTTATACCATTCAGAAGCAGCTAGAGGAGACAGTTCAGCCTCTGGGGTATTTACTGGTGGAGGAGCAGCAAGCCATG GTTGTTTCTGACAACAATAGCAAGGAAAGTGAGAAACAAGTACCAACACAACTATGTCCTTCAAGCCAACAACAAATACCTATG TTGGGCTGTGCTGGAAATGAAGAAAATCAAGATGTTTCTCCTATGAGGTCCAGTATGGTTTTAATAGACAACCGCCCACTGTCATATGACTTATCG GACATTGATAATCTTTCTGACGATTCCCCTACAAGGAACTCTAATGATGATAGTGATCACAGTGATGGTTTTTACCATTATGATCCAATATGTCGTTACCATGACCCCTACTATCCATTTATGCATAGAAGCCAGAGAAGAAACTTTGGATATTTGTGTATTTGTAATGCTAGAAGAAACCGTTGGCATGGTGACTATTCATGTACCCCTGATTTAATAAACCCATGCAATCCCATG GCTTCTCGTGATACTGAACCTTGGAGACGTTGGACCCCTCCTGAACCATACCATGGAAAGAAAAGATACGATTTG GCTTCTGTTCATACTGGGCTTGCGAGTCGTTGGTCCTCTACAGAACCATATTGTGGGAAGAAAAGATACAGTGTG GGTGCTGGGCTATCCAACCCTCATTGGTGGACATGTTTTCTCAATTGCATCCTCCAATGTATGGTTCATACTGTTCCCCTTGTATTGAAGCTCCGGAAAGCTGATCACCCAGATCCATGTCCTC GTGCTTCTGTCGGATTCTGCTGTTTCTGCTCCCTAAAACTGCATGCTGCTGAATCTATCAGGCTTTCTGGAAGTGCATTCTACCCTGAGAGTTTTGTAAATCACTTGAAAT CAATTTCGTCAAATTTTGAGAGTGGAGTACAGCAAGATGCGCAGGAGTTCTTCTGCGACTTGCTTGAAAAATTGGATAAGGCCTCCCTTGCTCCCAGGTCCTCGTTAGAGGAACCCTCTACAACTGAAGAAGGGGGCATTGCAAAAGAAATATTTGGAGGCCGCCTAAAAAGCCAG CTGTGTTGCCCAGAGTGCAACCGTTGCTCAGATAAATCCGAACCTTTTCTGGATCTTAGCTTGGAAGTTAACATGGTGGAGAGTCTGATGGATGCCTTGCAATCTTTTACAAAAGTTGAGTTGATTGAAGACTTCATGTGTGATGGATGCAAGTCTCGTGTGAACATGGAAAAGCACTTCAAGGTAGAGCAGGCGCCTGGAGTTCTTGTAATCCATCTAAAGAGGTTCACTAATTCCGGGGGTAAGATTTTGGACAAGGTCAAGTACCCGTTAGAGCTGGATATAAACTCCTTCATGAGCTCCTTGGATGAT ACACCACAAAAGTATGATCTATATGGAGTTGTAGTACACCATGGTATATATGGCAGGGGTCACTATGTTTGTTATATCCGGTCATCTGTAGATGATTGGTATGAATTCAATGATGATAAG ATATGCAGATATTCTGAGGCTAGCGTTTTGGACAGTGCAGCATATCTTCTTTTCTATGTGAAGCAAGGTTCATCCCCTTGGTTCTCCACCTTGCTTGAGAAAGAAGACAAGTTTCTACAGGATGGTTCAGTAAGCTTGGCAGACCAAGGTACCAGTGTAATGTGTTCTCCTGGGCAAGATAATTCAGGTTACTGCTTGGCTGGACCAGCAGAGCAGAATGGAAACGGGCCTGGTCTGCTGGACTTCTCCCAGGACATACAATGTAATGGAAGTGGTGATGCCTTGTCAGATGCATCAGATAAGCTGGCAGAAGGTTGTTGCTTGGGTGGAATGTCAGCAGGAACACAAGAACTGAGCTGCCTTACTGGATCAGGCGATAAGAATGGCCGTGCTGGCGGATTTTTGGAGCCATGGGAGAAGGAAGATGTCAGCCCAATGGGATCACTGGACTCGGATGAAATGAACCCAAGCACACATGGATCGTCAGAAGTTGATCCTGCAGTCACACAGGAAGGTTCACCGCTAAAGCGTGAGAACATCTGCAGCTTACTCCAACTGTCACATAAATGCGACGACAACTGCCATTGCATGAATTTCTCCTCGCACG GCTGCTGGGAAGAAGACAGCGCAGGGTGTGTGAGTGAGAAGCGGAAGAGGCCCTCGTCCGCGGATAcagatggtggtggtggccgggaATCGAAGAAGCCCCTCGCCGCAGCTAACGGAACTCGGGCGCCGTAG
- the LOC120651569 gene encoding ubiquitin carboxyl-terminal hydrolase 20-like isoform X5: MSLIQYVTDGGEDALPTEIVKVIESIEVQLPSLAGDQNPCDMKQLEETVQPLGYLLVEEQQAMVVSDNNSKESEKQVPTQLCPSSQQQIPMLGCAGNEENQDVSPMRSSMVLIDNRPLSYDLSDIDNLSDDSPTRNSNDDSDHSDGFYHYDPICRYHDPYYPFMHRSQRRNFGYLCICNARRNRWHGDYSCTPDLINPCNPMASRDTEPWRRWTPPEPYHGKKRYDLASVHTGLASRWSSTEPYCGKKRYSVGAGLSNPHWWTCFLNCILQCMVHTVPLVLKLRKADHPDPCPRASVGFCCFCSLKLHAAESIRLSGSAFYPESFVNHLKSISSNFESGVQQDAQEFFCDLLEKLDKASLAPRSSLEEPSTTEEGGIAKEIFGGRLKSQLCCPECNRCSDKSEPFLDLSLEVNMVESLMDALQSFTKVELIEDFMCDGCKSRVNMEKHFKVEQAPGVLVIHLKRFTNSGGKILDKVKYPLELDINSFMSSLDDTPQKYDLYGVVVHHGIYGRGHYVCYIRSSVDDWYEFNDDKICRYSEASVLDSAAYLLFYVKQGSSPWFSTLLEKEDKFLQDGSVSLADQGTSVMCSPGQDNSGYCLAGPAEQNGNGPGLLDFSQDIQCNGSGDALSDASDKLAEGCCLGGMSAGTQELSCLTGSGDKNGRAGGFLEPWEKEDVSPMGSLDSDEMNPSTHGSSEVDPAVTQEGSPLKRENICSLLQLSHKCDDNCHCMNFSSHEDDETGGCSGAPSMGMGTSETETVESKSNHEFGDSEVGANKGCWEEDSAGCVSEKRKRPSSADTDGGGGRESKKPLAAANGTRAP; encoded by the exons ATGAGCCTG ATTCAATATGTGACTgatggtggagaagatgctTTGCCAACTGAAATCGTGAAG GTTATTGAAAGCATTGAGGTTCAGCTCCCTTCTCTTGCTGGTGACCAGAACCCATGTGACATG AAGCAGCTAGAGGAGACAGTTCAGCCTCTGGGGTATTTACTGGTGGAGGAGCAGCAAGCCATG GTTGTTTCTGACAACAATAGCAAGGAAAGTGAGAAACAAGTACCAACACAACTATGTCCTTCAAGCCAACAACAAATACCTATG TTGGGCTGTGCTGGAAATGAAGAAAATCAAGATGTTTCTCCTATGAGGTCCAGTATGGTTTTAATAGACAACCGCCCACTGTCATATGACTTATCG GACATTGATAATCTTTCTGACGATTCCCCTACAAGGAACTCTAATGATGATAGTGATCACAGTGATGGTTTTTACCATTATGATCCAATATGTCGTTACCATGACCCCTACTATCCATTTATGCATAGAAGCCAGAGAAGAAACTTTGGATATTTGTGTATTTGTAATGCTAGAAGAAACCGTTGGCATGGTGACTATTCATGTACCCCTGATTTAATAAACCCATGCAATCCCATG GCTTCTCGTGATACTGAACCTTGGAGACGTTGGACCCCTCCTGAACCATACCATGGAAAGAAAAGATACGATTTG GCTTCTGTTCATACTGGGCTTGCGAGTCGTTGGTCCTCTACAGAACCATATTGTGGGAAGAAAAGATACAGTGTG GGTGCTGGGCTATCCAACCCTCATTGGTGGACATGTTTTCTCAATTGCATCCTCCAATGTATGGTTCATACTGTTCCCCTTGTATTGAAGCTCCGGAAAGCTGATCACCCAGATCCATGTCCTC GTGCTTCTGTCGGATTCTGCTGTTTCTGCTCCCTAAAACTGCATGCTGCTGAATCTATCAGGCTTTCTGGAAGTGCATTCTACCCTGAGAGTTTTGTAAATCACTTGAAAT CAATTTCGTCAAATTTTGAGAGTGGAGTACAGCAAGATGCGCAGGAGTTCTTCTGCGACTTGCTTGAAAAATTGGATAAGGCCTCCCTTGCTCCCAGGTCCTCGTTAGAGGAACCCTCTACAACTGAAGAAGGGGGCATTGCAAAAGAAATATTTGGAGGCCGCCTAAAAAGCCAG CTGTGTTGCCCAGAGTGCAACCGTTGCTCAGATAAATCCGAACCTTTTCTGGATCTTAGCTTGGAAGTTAACATGGTGGAGAGTCTGATGGATGCCTTGCAATCTTTTACAAAAGTTGAGTTGATTGAAGACTTCATGTGTGATGGATGCAAGTCTCGTGTGAACATGGAAAAGCACTTCAAGGTAGAGCAGGCGCCTGGAGTTCTTGTAATCCATCTAAAGAGGTTCACTAATTCCGGGGGTAAGATTTTGGACAAGGTCAAGTACCCGTTAGAGCTGGATATAAACTCCTTCATGAGCTCCTTGGATGAT ACACCACAAAAGTATGATCTATATGGAGTTGTAGTACACCATGGTATATATGGCAGGGGTCACTATGTTTGTTATATCCGGTCATCTGTAGATGATTGGTATGAATTCAATGATGATAAG ATATGCAGATATTCTGAGGCTAGCGTTTTGGACAGTGCAGCATATCTTCTTTTCTATGTGAAGCAAGGTTCATCCCCTTGGTTCTCCACCTTGCTTGAGAAAGAAGACAAGTTTCTACAGGATGGTTCAGTAAGCTTGGCAGACCAAGGTACCAGTGTAATGTGTTCTCCTGGGCAAGATAATTCAGGTTACTGCTTGGCTGGACCAGCAGAGCAGAATGGAAACGGGCCTGGTCTGCTGGACTTCTCCCAGGACATACAATGTAATGGAAGTGGTGATGCCTTGTCAGATGCATCAGATAAGCTGGCAGAAGGTTGTTGCTTGGGTGGAATGTCAGCAGGAACACAAGAACTGAGCTGCCTTACTGGATCAGGCGATAAGAATGGCCGTGCTGGCGGATTTTTGGAGCCATGGGAGAAGGAAGATGTCAGCCCAATGGGATCACTGGACTCGGATGAAATGAACCCAAGCACACATGGATCGTCAGAAGTTGATCCTGCAGTCACACAGGAAGGTTCACCGCTAAAGCGTGAGAACATCTGCAGCTTACTCCAACTGTCACATAAATGCGACGACAACTGCCATTGCATGAATTTCTCCTCGCACG aaGATGATGAAACCGGGGGTTGTTCTGGAGCGCCATCTATGGGGATGGGCACCTCAGAGACTGAAACAGTAGAGTCCAAGTCCAACCATGAATTTGGGGACAGCGAGGTCGGCGCTAATAAGG GCTGCTGGGAAGAAGACAGCGCAGGGTGTGTGAGTGAGAAGCGGAAGAGGCCCTCGTCCGCGGATAcagatggtggtggtggccgggaATCGAAGAAGCCCCTCGCCGCAGCTAACGGAACTCGGGCGCCGTAG
- the LOC120651569 gene encoding ubiquitin carboxyl-terminal hydrolase 20-like isoform X6: MSLIQYVTDGGEDALPTEIVKVIESIEVQLPSLAGDQNPCDMLEETVQPLGYLLVEEQQAMVVSDNNSKESEKQVPTQLCPSSQQQIPMLGCAGNEENQDVSPMRSSMVLIDNRPLSYDLSDIDNLSDDSPTRNSNDDSDHSDGFYHYDPICRYHDPYYPFMHRSQRRNFGYLCICNARRNRWHGDYSCTPDLINPCNPMASRDTEPWRRWTPPEPYHGKKRYDLASVHTGLASRWSSTEPYCGKKRYSVGAGLSNPHWWTCFLNCILQCMVHTVPLVLKLRKADHPDPCPRASVGFCCFCSLKLHAAESIRLSGSAFYPESFVNHLKSISSNFESGVQQDAQEFFCDLLEKLDKASLAPRSSLEEPSTTEEGGIAKEIFGGRLKSQLCCPECNRCSDKSEPFLDLSLEVNMVESLMDALQSFTKVELIEDFMCDGCKSRVNMEKHFKVEQAPGVLVIHLKRFTNSGGKILDKVKYPLELDINSFMSSLDDTPQKYDLYGVVVHHGIYGRGHYVCYIRSSVDDWYEFNDDKICRYSEASVLDSAAYLLFYVKQGSSPWFSTLLEKEDKFLQDGSVSLADQGTSVMCSPGQDNSGYCLAGPAEQNGNGPGLLDFSQDIQCNGSGDALSDASDKLAEGCCLGGMSAGTQELSCLTGSGDKNGRAGGFLEPWEKEDVSPMGSLDSDEMNPSTHGSSEVDPAVTQEGSPLKRENICSLLQLSHKCDDNCHCMNFSSHEDDETGGCSGAPSMGMGTSETETVESKSNHEFGDSEVGANKGCWEEDSAGCVSEKRKRPSSADTDGGGGRESKKPLAAANGTRAP; the protein is encoded by the exons ATGAGCCTG ATTCAATATGTGACTgatggtggagaagatgctTTGCCAACTGAAATCGTGAAG GTTATTGAAAGCATTGAGGTTCAGCTCCCTTCTCTTGCTGGTGACCAGAACCCATGTGACATG CTAGAGGAGACAGTTCAGCCTCTGGGGTATTTACTGGTGGAGGAGCAGCAAGCCATG GTTGTTTCTGACAACAATAGCAAGGAAAGTGAGAAACAAGTACCAACACAACTATGTCCTTCAAGCCAACAACAAATACCTATG TTGGGCTGTGCTGGAAATGAAGAAAATCAAGATGTTTCTCCTATGAGGTCCAGTATGGTTTTAATAGACAACCGCCCACTGTCATATGACTTATCG GACATTGATAATCTTTCTGACGATTCCCCTACAAGGAACTCTAATGATGATAGTGATCACAGTGATGGTTTTTACCATTATGATCCAATATGTCGTTACCATGACCCCTACTATCCATTTATGCATAGAAGCCAGAGAAGAAACTTTGGATATTTGTGTATTTGTAATGCTAGAAGAAACCGTTGGCATGGTGACTATTCATGTACCCCTGATTTAATAAACCCATGCAATCCCATG GCTTCTCGTGATACTGAACCTTGGAGACGTTGGACCCCTCCTGAACCATACCATGGAAAGAAAAGATACGATTTG GCTTCTGTTCATACTGGGCTTGCGAGTCGTTGGTCCTCTACAGAACCATATTGTGGGAAGAAAAGATACAGTGTG GGTGCTGGGCTATCCAACCCTCATTGGTGGACATGTTTTCTCAATTGCATCCTCCAATGTATGGTTCATACTGTTCCCCTTGTATTGAAGCTCCGGAAAGCTGATCACCCAGATCCATGTCCTC GTGCTTCTGTCGGATTCTGCTGTTTCTGCTCCCTAAAACTGCATGCTGCTGAATCTATCAGGCTTTCTGGAAGTGCATTCTACCCTGAGAGTTTTGTAAATCACTTGAAAT CAATTTCGTCAAATTTTGAGAGTGGAGTACAGCAAGATGCGCAGGAGTTCTTCTGCGACTTGCTTGAAAAATTGGATAAGGCCTCCCTTGCTCCCAGGTCCTCGTTAGAGGAACCCTCTACAACTGAAGAAGGGGGCATTGCAAAAGAAATATTTGGAGGCCGCCTAAAAAGCCAG CTGTGTTGCCCAGAGTGCAACCGTTGCTCAGATAAATCCGAACCTTTTCTGGATCTTAGCTTGGAAGTTAACATGGTGGAGAGTCTGATGGATGCCTTGCAATCTTTTACAAAAGTTGAGTTGATTGAAGACTTCATGTGTGATGGATGCAAGTCTCGTGTGAACATGGAAAAGCACTTCAAGGTAGAGCAGGCGCCTGGAGTTCTTGTAATCCATCTAAAGAGGTTCACTAATTCCGGGGGTAAGATTTTGGACAAGGTCAAGTACCCGTTAGAGCTGGATATAAACTCCTTCATGAGCTCCTTGGATGAT ACACCACAAAAGTATGATCTATATGGAGTTGTAGTACACCATGGTATATATGGCAGGGGTCACTATGTTTGTTATATCCGGTCATCTGTAGATGATTGGTATGAATTCAATGATGATAAG ATATGCAGATATTCTGAGGCTAGCGTTTTGGACAGTGCAGCATATCTTCTTTTCTATGTGAAGCAAGGTTCATCCCCTTGGTTCTCCACCTTGCTTGAGAAAGAAGACAAGTTTCTACAGGATGGTTCAGTAAGCTTGGCAGACCAAGGTACCAGTGTAATGTGTTCTCCTGGGCAAGATAATTCAGGTTACTGCTTGGCTGGACCAGCAGAGCAGAATGGAAACGGGCCTGGTCTGCTGGACTTCTCCCAGGACATACAATGTAATGGAAGTGGTGATGCCTTGTCAGATGCATCAGATAAGCTGGCAGAAGGTTGTTGCTTGGGTGGAATGTCAGCAGGAACACAAGAACTGAGCTGCCTTACTGGATCAGGCGATAAGAATGGCCGTGCTGGCGGATTTTTGGAGCCATGGGAGAAGGAAGATGTCAGCCCAATGGGATCACTGGACTCGGATGAAATGAACCCAAGCACACATGGATCGTCAGAAGTTGATCCTGCAGTCACACAGGAAGGTTCACCGCTAAAGCGTGAGAACATCTGCAGCTTACTCCAACTGTCACATAAATGCGACGACAACTGCCATTGCATGAATTTCTCCTCGCACG aaGATGATGAAACCGGGGGTTGTTCTGGAGCGCCATCTATGGGGATGGGCACCTCAGAGACTGAAACAGTAGAGTCCAAGTCCAACCATGAATTTGGGGACAGCGAGGTCGGCGCTAATAAGG GCTGCTGGGAAGAAGACAGCGCAGGGTGTGTGAGTGAGAAGCGGAAGAGGCCCTCGTCCGCGGATAcagatggtggtggtggccgggaATCGAAGAAGCCCCTCGCCGCAGCTAACGGAACTCGGGCGCCGTAG
- the LOC120651569 gene encoding ubiquitin carboxyl-terminal hydrolase 20-like isoform X2, whose protein sequence is MSLIQYVTDGGEDALPTEIVKVIESIEVQLPSLAGDQNPCDMVTDVKEDETNNRSLVLPSIDSESYPTKQLEETVQPLGYLLVEEQQAMVVSDNNSKESEKQVPTQLCPSSQQQIPMLGCAGNEENQDVSPMRSSMVLIDNRPLSYDLSDIDNLSDDSPTRNSNDDSDHSDGFYHYDPICRYHDPYYPFMHRSQRRNFGYLCICNARRNRWHGDYSCTPDLINPCNPMASRDTEPWRRWTPPEPYHGKKRYDLASVHTGLASRWSSTEPYCGKKRYSVGAGLSNPHWWTCFLNCILQCMVHTVPLVLKLRKADHPDPCPRASVGFCCFCSLKLHAAESIRLSGSAFYPESFVNHLKSISSNFESGVQQDAQEFFCDLLEKLDKASLAPRSSLEEPSTTEEGGIAKEIFGGRLKSQLCCPECNRCSDKSEPFLDLSLEVNMVESLMDALQSFTKVELIEDFMCDGCKSRVNMEKHFKVEQAPGVLVIHLKRFTNSGGKILDKVKYPLELDINSFMSSLDDTPQKYDLYGVVVHHGIYGRGHYVCYIRSSVDDWYEFNDDKICRYSEASVLDSAAYLLFYVKQGSSPWFSTLLEKEDKFLQDGSVSLADQGTSVMCSPGQDNSGYCLAGPAEQNGNGPGLLDFSQDIQCNGSGDALSDASDKLAEGCCLGGMSAGTQELSCLTGSGDKNGRAGGFLEPWEKEDVSPMGSLDSDEMNPSTHGSSEVDPAVTQEGSPLKRENICSLLQLSHKCDDNCHCMNFSSHEDDETGGCSGAPSMGMGTSETETVESKSNHEFGDSEVGANKGCWEEDSAGCVSEKRKRPSSADTDGGGGRESKKPLAAANGTRAP, encoded by the exons ATGAGCCTG ATTCAATATGTGACTgatggtggagaagatgctTTGCCAACTGAAATCGTGAAG GTTATTGAAAGCATTGAGGTTCAGCTCCCTTCTCTTGCTGGTGACCAGAACCCATGTGACATG GTCACTGATGTGAAGGAAGATGAAACTAACAATCGTTCGTTAGTGTTACCTTCAATTGATAGTGAATCCTATCCTACA AAGCAGCTAGAGGAGACAGTTCAGCCTCTGGGGTATTTACTGGTGGAGGAGCAGCAAGCCATG GTTGTTTCTGACAACAATAGCAAGGAAAGTGAGAAACAAGTACCAACACAACTATGTCCTTCAAGCCAACAACAAATACCTATG TTGGGCTGTGCTGGAAATGAAGAAAATCAAGATGTTTCTCCTATGAGGTCCAGTATGGTTTTAATAGACAACCGCCCACTGTCATATGACTTATCG GACATTGATAATCTTTCTGACGATTCCCCTACAAGGAACTCTAATGATGATAGTGATCACAGTGATGGTTTTTACCATTATGATCCAATATGTCGTTACCATGACCCCTACTATCCATTTATGCATAGAAGCCAGAGAAGAAACTTTGGATATTTGTGTATTTGTAATGCTAGAAGAAACCGTTGGCATGGTGACTATTCATGTACCCCTGATTTAATAAACCCATGCAATCCCATG GCTTCTCGTGATACTGAACCTTGGAGACGTTGGACCCCTCCTGAACCATACCATGGAAAGAAAAGATACGATTTG GCTTCTGTTCATACTGGGCTTGCGAGTCGTTGGTCCTCTACAGAACCATATTGTGGGAAGAAAAGATACAGTGTG GGTGCTGGGCTATCCAACCCTCATTGGTGGACATGTTTTCTCAATTGCATCCTCCAATGTATGGTTCATACTGTTCCCCTTGTATTGAAGCTCCGGAAAGCTGATCACCCAGATCCATGTCCTC GTGCTTCTGTCGGATTCTGCTGTTTCTGCTCCCTAAAACTGCATGCTGCTGAATCTATCAGGCTTTCTGGAAGTGCATTCTACCCTGAGAGTTTTGTAAATCACTTGAAAT CAATTTCGTCAAATTTTGAGAGTGGAGTACAGCAAGATGCGCAGGAGTTCTTCTGCGACTTGCTTGAAAAATTGGATAAGGCCTCCCTTGCTCCCAGGTCCTCGTTAGAGGAACCCTCTACAACTGAAGAAGGGGGCATTGCAAAAGAAATATTTGGAGGCCGCCTAAAAAGCCAG CTGTGTTGCCCAGAGTGCAACCGTTGCTCAGATAAATCCGAACCTTTTCTGGATCTTAGCTTGGAAGTTAACATGGTGGAGAGTCTGATGGATGCCTTGCAATCTTTTACAAAAGTTGAGTTGATTGAAGACTTCATGTGTGATGGATGCAAGTCTCGTGTGAACATGGAAAAGCACTTCAAGGTAGAGCAGGCGCCTGGAGTTCTTGTAATCCATCTAAAGAGGTTCACTAATTCCGGGGGTAAGATTTTGGACAAGGTCAAGTACCCGTTAGAGCTGGATATAAACTCCTTCATGAGCTCCTTGGATGAT ACACCACAAAAGTATGATCTATATGGAGTTGTAGTACACCATGGTATATATGGCAGGGGTCACTATGTTTGTTATATCCGGTCATCTGTAGATGATTGGTATGAATTCAATGATGATAAG ATATGCAGATATTCTGAGGCTAGCGTTTTGGACAGTGCAGCATATCTTCTTTTCTATGTGAAGCAAGGTTCATCCCCTTGGTTCTCCACCTTGCTTGAGAAAGAAGACAAGTTTCTACAGGATGGTTCAGTAAGCTTGGCAGACCAAGGTACCAGTGTAATGTGTTCTCCTGGGCAAGATAATTCAGGTTACTGCTTGGCTGGACCAGCAGAGCAGAATGGAAACGGGCCTGGTCTGCTGGACTTCTCCCAGGACATACAATGTAATGGAAGTGGTGATGCCTTGTCAGATGCATCAGATAAGCTGGCAGAAGGTTGTTGCTTGGGTGGAATGTCAGCAGGAACACAAGAACTGAGCTGCCTTACTGGATCAGGCGATAAGAATGGCCGTGCTGGCGGATTTTTGGAGCCATGGGAGAAGGAAGATGTCAGCCCAATGGGATCACTGGACTCGGATGAAATGAACCCAAGCACACATGGATCGTCAGAAGTTGATCCTGCAGTCACACAGGAAGGTTCACCGCTAAAGCGTGAGAACATCTGCAGCTTACTCCAACTGTCACATAAATGCGACGACAACTGCCATTGCATGAATTTCTCCTCGCACG aaGATGATGAAACCGGGGGTTGTTCTGGAGCGCCATCTATGGGGATGGGCACCTCAGAGACTGAAACAGTAGAGTCCAAGTCCAACCATGAATTTGGGGACAGCGAGGTCGGCGCTAATAAGG GCTGCTGGGAAGAAGACAGCGCAGGGTGTGTGAGTGAGAAGCGGAAGAGGCCCTCGTCCGCGGATAcagatggtggtggtggccgggaATCGAAGAAGCCCCTCGCCGCAGCTAACGGAACTCGGGCGCCGTAG